In candidate division WOR-3 bacterium, the sequence GCCGAACAGAAGCCTGAGAACCGCGCGGTTCTTGCCCACGATTCCATGTGGCAGAGCACCGCGATGATGGCCCGCTCCATGGCCGATGGACTGCGTGAAGGAGGGACCGATGTCGCGGTGATCCCGATGAGTTGCATGAGCCGGTCGGATGTCATGACAGAGCTCCTCTGTGCCGGTGCTTTTTTGGTCGGCTCGCCGACCTTGAACAACGGCATGTTCCCGACCGTGGCCGACGTTCTCACCTATGCAAAGGGTCTCAAGCCCAGGAACCTGATCGGTGCCGCGTTCGGTTCACATGGTTGGAGCGGCGAAGCGTGCGCTCAGATTGAGACTGCGTTGCGCGAGATGGGAGTCGAGATTGCGCTGCCTGCCATGAGGCTCAAGTTCGTGCCGGACGCAGCCGCGCTCGACCAGTGCCGCGAGTTCGGCAGGGCAGTCGCCGCAAAGCTCCAGGAGCGGGTCGGCATGTGATTGAGCGGGCCGGAACCGGTGCCCACTGTACGATCGATCGTTCAAAGATCGACCTGGCCGCATTCAATTCCATCACCTACGGTCTCTACGTCGTTACCGCGCGCGACGGCGAGAAGCGAAATGGATGCATCGTCAATACGGTAGTCCAGGTAGCAGGCGAGCCCTGCCAGATCTCGGTCAGTGTGAGCAAGGGCAACTTCACGCACGACATGATAGTGAAGACCGGGCAATTCGGGGTCGCAGTGCTGGAGCAGGAAACGCCGATGCCGTTCATTGGAGTATTCGGATTCCGCTCCGGCCGCGACTACGACAAGTTCGCCCGCGCGCAGTTCCGGGATGGAGCTACGGGATGCCCGTTGCTTGTCGAGCACTCGCTGGCGGTGATTGAGGCAAAGGTGAGGACCGCGGTTGACTGCGGGTCGCACACCACATTCATCGCCGACGTGGTTGCCAGCGAGTTGCTGCGGTCCGGCAACCCGCTGACCTATGCCTACTATCATGCGGTGAAGGGCGGCAAGACCGGCAAGAACGCGCCGACCTATGCGGCGACAGTGACGGCGGAGAAGTCTGAGCAAAAGGAAAGGAAAGAGACCGTGAAGAAGTACGTCTGTGCGGTGTGCGGTTACGTCTACGACCCGGCCGCCGGCGACCCGGACAGCGGTGTTCCGGCCGGCACGCCGTTTGAGAAGATCCCGGCCGACTGGGTCTGTCCGGTCTGCGGCGCGAGCAAAGACCAGTTTGAGCCGGAAGCCTAGCTGGAAGTCAGAGGCGAGAAGCCGGAATCCGGAAGTGAGGACGGGGAGCTAGAAGAGAACTACTGAGCTTTGCGATGCAGCTGCCTGAGAACGTACTCAGGCGGCTGCTTCGCTCGAACCGTTCCGTCGGTGATGATGCACTCCTCGACATCCGTGCGCGATGGCAGTTCGAACATGATGTTGAGCATCGTTTCCTCCAGCACAGAACGCAAAGCACGGGCGCCGATTTTGCGCGCGGCCGCGAGTTCGGCAACCGCGCCGAGAGCTTCCGGAGTGAAAGTCAGCTTCACGCCTTCCAGCTCGAAACAGAAGGCAAACTGGCGGGTGAGGGCGTTGCGGGGTTTGGTCAGGATGTCCACCAGCGCTTCCCTGGAAAGACTGTGCAGTCCGGCTACTACGGGCAAGCGGCCGACGAGCTCCGGTATGAGTCCATACTTGATCAAGTCATCCGGCTCAACCAGCGGCAGCAGTTCGTCGCTGGTTCGCAGCCTGCGTTCGGAGATGTCGGCGCCGAAGCCCAGCGTGTTCGAGCGGATGCGGCGCTCGACAATCCGCTCAAGACCGTCAAACATCCCTCCGCAGATGAACAGGATGTGCCTCGTATCGACCGGGGTGTACTGCTGCTCCGGGTGCTTTCTGCCGCCCTGCGGTGGCACGCTGGCTATCGTGCCTTCGAGGATTTTCAACAGGGCCTGCTGGACCCCCTCGCCGGAGACGTCGCGGGTGATGGACGCCGAGTCGGCCTTCCTGCCCAGTTTGTCAATCTCGTCCAGATAGATGATCCCCGTCTCGGCTCGGCGTACGTCGCCGCCCGCTGCCTGTATCAAACGGAGCAGGATGTTCTCGACGTCCTCACCCACGTAGCCCGCCTCGGTTAGAGGCGTGGCATCTGAGATCGAGAATGGGACGTGTAGAAACCGGGCGAGGGTCTCGGCAATCAGGGTCTTGCCGACACCGGTTGGGCCGAAGAGGAGGATGTTGGACTTTTCGACCTCAACATCTCTCCGGGTTGAGAATACCCGCTGGTAGTGATTGTAGACCGCAACCGAGATGACCTTCTTGGCATGCTCCTGACCGATGACGTACTCGTCGAGGAACGACTTTATCTCGGCCGGCTTGGGGACTTTGGCGGGCGGCTGGATCGGGGGTGCGTTCCTTTGCTCGCGGAAGAGGCCGGAGACCGTCGCCGCGCAGCGCTCGCAGATGCGGCCGGTCCGGCCCTGGACCAGTTTCAGTCCCGGGCCGGCCTCGAGTCCACAGAACGAGCAGCGGCTGCGGGACGTCCGTCGCCTCGGGCCTTCGGTCACTTCCGCTTCTCGATCACTTCATCGATCAGACCGTAGGTCTTGGCTTCCTCGGCGGACATGAAGTAGTTGCGGTCCGAGTCTGCGACCACCTTATCCATCGGCTGTCCGGTGTGCTTGGACAGGATCCGCGACAGCTCTTCCTTCAACTTGAGTATCTCACGCGCATGGATCTCGATGTCAGTTGCCTGGCCTGAGATGCCGTGGGCCGAGGGTTGATGGATCATTACGCGTGCATTGGGCAGGGCGAACCGCTTGCCCTTTTCGCCGGCAGCAAGCAGCAGCGCGGCAATAGAGGCGGCTTCGCCGACGCAGGTGGTTGAGACCCTGGCCTTGATGTAGCGCATCGTGTCATAGATAGCTAGGCCGGAGGAGACAACGCCTCCCGGCGAGTTGATGTAGAGGTTGATGTCTTTCTCGGAATCCTCAGCTTCAAGGAACAGCAACTGGGCGACGACGAGATTGGCGACGTTGTCATCGACGGGCGAGCCCAGGAAGATGATGCGCTCTTTCAGCAGTCGGGAGTAGATGTCGTAGGCACGTTCTCCGCGGCCGGTCTGTTCGATAACCATTGGAATCAGCACTGGTACCTCCATGGGTTCCTCATCGTGAGATTTGAATTCAGGTCTGGCAGGGCTAACTGACACTCGCTTTGTCCACGACGAGCCGCAGGACCTTTTCGCGCAGTAACTGGTTCTTGTATACCGCGCTGCCGAGCATAGACTCGACCTCTTCGATCGGTCGCTTCGATTCCTCGGCCACATCCTGTGCCTGCTGTTTCAGCTCTTCGTCGGTTACGGTGACGCCTTCCTTATCGGCAATCCTCGCTACTATGCAGTCGAACTTGGCCCACTTCTGCGCAACCGGCATCAGCTTCTCCCGGGTCGCGTCGTCTTCTGGCAGGTTGTACTGCGTGCGCAAGCGTTCCAGCGACGACTCAACCCAGGACTCGGGGGGCTCGAACTGGTGCTCGGCCGTCAGAAAGTCGAAAGCCTGGTTCTTGAGTCCGTTCTGTTCCAGGCGTTTCCGATCGGCAAGAATTGACTCGTTGATCTCGATGCGGAGCTGGTCCATGCTGTCATATCCGAGGTCTCTCGCGAGTTCTTCGGTCACTTCCGGCAGTATGCGCTCCTTCACGTCGCGGACGGTGAACTTGTAGGTCAGCGTCCTGCCCGCAAGTTCCTTGTCACTGTGGTCGGCCGGGAACTTGGTTTCGGCGGTTCGCTCATCGCCAGGCCGGGCTCCGATCAGGGCCGCATTGACTTCGGCGGAGTTCAACCGGTCGCCGAGTTCCATCATCACACTGGTGCGCGGCTTGGCGACCTCCTCCTCACCGATGAACGTCCTTCGGTCCACCACAACGAAGTCATGCTCCTGGGCCGGATGGCTGACCGGCTTGAACGTCGCGCATCTCTCTCTTCGCTCCTGCAGTCGGCGCTCGAACTCGGCCTCGAATCCGGTCGGTTCTTCCTTCTTCAGCGCGAGGCCGGCGTATTCCCTGAGCTGGAATTCAGGGATAACCTCGTAGGAGAGCTGGAACTTGATGGTCTTGTCGGGCGCGATCTCGAGATTGGTGAACTTCGGCTCGGTGACCGGCCTGATTGCATCATCGGTCAGCACTTCCCGGATTGCGTTCTCGACCAGTTCCTCGGCCGCAGCGGTCTCAAGCTGGTTGCCGATGCGGCGCTCCAACACTGTGCGCGGCACGTGACCCACCCGGAACCCGGGTACCACGGCCTTGGGTTGTAGCTCGACGAGTGATTCCTCGATCTTCGCCTTCAGCTTGTCGGGCTCGAGCGTTACGTCAATCTCGCGCAGCCATTCTTTCGGTGACCGGACTGTCTTTTCCAAAACAGAACTCCTTTACAAATTCGGCCGATATCATCCAGAAGACCCAGATTGCGCGCATCGAATCCTGACAGCACAGGCGGAGTCTATGGCAGAACGGAGCTCGATGCGAGGAGGGGGAGTTGAACCCCCATCCGGTTAGGGACTGGATCCTAAGTCCAGCGCGTATGCCAGTTCCGCCACCCTCGCATGGCCGGTCAGTATAGCCAAGGAGAAGTGGGAAGTCAAAAAGGGGGGGCTTGGGTGAAGGCGGCGCCCTACGCTTGGGCTGCGGCTACTCGCGTAGCGAGCCAGATTCAGCGGTCCATCTGTAGCGAGGGCAGAAGCGAAGTGTTACCCGGCCAGGCCGGCGAGCTGGCCGCAGCCGGCGAGGATGCTCGCGCCTTTGGAGCGCCTAACTGTGACGGCAGGGACGTGCGGCCAGAGCTTGCGGGCAAAGGTCTCGACCGATTCAGGCGCGGGCGGCGTGAGTTCGCAGCCCGCGAACGGGTTGAGCGGAATCAGGTTCAGCTTGCAGGGAATGCCTTTGAGCAGGGCCGCGAGCTGCTTCACGTCTCTGTCGCGATTGTTGATACCATCCACAAGCACGTACTCGAATGTGACGCGCTTGCCCTTGGCGTCGGTGTAGTCGCGCATTGCCGCCATGACGTCTTTCAGCGGGTGTATCTTGTTGACCGGCATGAGCCGGGAGCGGGTCTCGTCGTCTGAGGCGTTGAGGGAGAGGGCGAGACGGAACTGCTCTTCGACTCTGGCGAAGGCGCGGATGCCGTCGGGGATGCCGGAGGTGGAGATGGTTATCCTGCGCGCGCCGATGCCCAGGCCGTTCTCGGCGTTTATGGTCTTCGCGGCCTCAATCGTCGCGTCGTAGTTGAGGAAGGGCTCGCCCATGCCCATGAAGACAACATTCGTAATGACGAAGTCCGAATGACGAATCACGAATGAGCGGACGGCCAGTACCTGGGCAGCGATTTCGTGCCAGGAGAGGTCGCGCCTGAACCCGTGCGTGCCGGTGAAGCAGAAAGTGCAGCCGAGCTTGCACCCGACCTGGGTGGAGACGCAGACCGTCCGACGGGCAGGGGTTCCGGCGTCCGGGGGTTGGCCACGGAGGCCCCTGTCTGACAGTGCCGGGGTTCGGGTCATGGAGCCAGGACCCTCGAACCCGAGAACCCCTGAACCCTCTCCTATCAAGACGGATTCGATGATGTTGCCGTCAGCGAGTTTGAACGTGAACTTGGTGGTTCCGTCGTCGTCGCTCGCTGTAGAGAGGAGGGAGGAGAGAGGAGGGAGGAGAGAGAAGCGCTCACTGAGCAGGGCGCGACGCTCCTTGCTCAGGTTCGTCATCGCGGCGAGGTCATCAACGCCCTTCTGCCAGAGCCAGGTGAAGACCTGAGCCGCAGTGTAGCGGGGCCAGCCGAGTTCCGCGCACAACGCCTGGAGTTGAGCGAGCGTGAGGGAGCGAAGATCAGGCTTCACAATGACGAATGACAAAACCCGAATTCTGAATCAAGTCCGAATGAAGGAGAATACCGAACTGCATCTGGGATTTGGTCATTCGAGCTTGAATCGTCATTCGGACTTCGGACTTCAAGTTTGTCCTCATTCGGGCCTCGATATCACATTGAGGACGAGGCCGACCATGAGGAAATTGAGGAGCAGGGAGGAGCCGCCGTAGCTGACGAAGGGCAGGGTGATGCCGGTGATGGGCAGCATACCGAGCAGCATGCCGATGTTGACGAACATCTGGTAGCCGATGATGGCCGCGAATCCGACGCAGAGGAGCGAGCCGGTCGAATCGCCGGACTGGCGTGCCGCGAGCAGTATCCGCCGCACTAGCCAGAAGAACAAGCCCAGCAACACGAGGCAGCCGACGAGTCCGAGTTCCTCACCGAGCGAGGAGAAGACGAAGTCGGTGTGGCGGTTGGGCAGGAAGCCGAGCCGCTTCTGCGAGCCCTGGAAGAGGCCTTTGCCAATGAGACGGCCGGAGCCTATGGCAATCTGTGACTGAATCGCGTTCCAACTGATGCCGTGAGGGTCGAACCACGGCGCGAAGAAGCTCATGATGCGCGCGCGCTGGTAGCCCTTGAGTGAGGCGAGCACCACTGGCGAGAGCAGGCCGAACCCGGCGCTTACTCCGAGACCGACGAGCGCATTCCTCACGCCCGCGCGGAAGAGCAGGATTATCCCCATGACTACGAAGAAAGGTATCCAGGTGTAGAGCGAGAACCCGGCCGCGAAAGACAGGGCAGGTGAGAAGAGCAGCAGGATATGGAGCGGCCGCATGCCCTGCCAGTAGAGCATGGCCGCGAGCATGGCCGCGAAGATGAGGGAGGTGGAGAGGTCGGGCTCGACCATGACCAGGAGGGAGGGGACAGCGGCTATGGCCGCGGGCAGGGCGAGGTCGCGGAAGCTGAGGCCGATGGTGCGCTTGTAGCTGAGATGCTTGGCGAGGAGCAGGACGGTAGTCAGCTTGGCGAACTCCGAAGGCTGGACGTACACCGGGCCGAGCACGAACCAGCGGTGAGACCCGGGGCCGGTACCGGCGATGAGCACCGCGATGAGCATCAGCACGGCCAGGCCGTATATGGGCTCGGCCAAGCCGTAGAGAATGCGGCGAGGTATGAAGACGGCAGCAGCCGCGGCGCCGATGGCAGCCGCAAGGAAGATGAGCTGGCGGAAGAAGAAATAGGAGCCGCCGGATGAGTAGATCGCAAGCAGGCCGAAGGACGCGAGCAGCAGGGTCGCGGCAATGAGGCCCGGGTCGAAGCGCTTCACAGGAAGGGGTCCTGGGGTTCAGGGGTCCCCGGGTTCCGGCCGAAGCGGCTCGGGAACCCGAACCGCCGAACCCTGGAGCCCTTGAACCCTGTTGTCATCTACTCGTGCTGCGGCGCTGCCGACGTATCAGCTGGCTGCGATGCAGGTATTGAGTCTGACTCCGGAGGTGAAAAGTAGGCGCGGATGAGTTGGCCGGCAATCGGGGCGGATACGGTGCCGCCGTGGCCGGCATTCTCGACCAGCACAGCGAAGACGACTTCGGGTTTGTCGGCCGGCGCATAGCCGACAAACCAGGCGTGGTCGAGCCGGGGCGGGTTCTGGGCCGTGCCGGTCTTGCCCGCGATGTCTATCTCCTTGACCCGGGCGCCGGTTCCGGTTCCCCACTCAACAACCCGCTCCAGCCCAAGCTTCACCACTTCGATGTCCTGCCGGCGCATCGGGAGTTGGCGGAAATCGGGCACGGTTGTACGGATCGCTAGTCCGGCCGAGTCAACCCGGGCTACAAGGTAGGGGCGAACCGCCCGACCACCGCTCGCGATCGCGCCATAGAGCACCGCCATCTGCAAAGGCGTGGTGGTGACTTCCCCCTGACCGATGGCGAAGTTTAGAACCGACCCGGCGCCCCACTTGTTCTTGCCATAGCGGGAATCGAGCCACTCGCGCGAGGGGATGTTGCCGGGTCTCTCTCCGGGCATATCGATTCCGGTCAAGCGGCCCAGGCCCACCTCGCGGGCATAGGCGGTCAGGCTGTCCAGCCCGAGCCGGAGACCCGCCTGGTAGAAGTAGGTGTTGCAGGACTGGGCGATGGCGCCGACGAGGTCGAGGCTGCCGTGAGCTGCGTTGCACTTGAAGGTGCGGTTGCCGTACTTGTAGCTCCCTAGGCATGTCTGGAACCGCGTGTCGCGGTAGAGTGCGCCTTGTCGAAGCGCCCCAAGCGCAACCACAGGTTTCATGGTGCTGCCCGGCGGGTAGCCGGACGTCAGCGCCCGGTTGAAGAAGGGCTTTGAGGGATTTGAGGTGAGCGAGTCCCAGGTCTCGGCGTCGATCGGCGTCATGAAGATGTTGGGGTCGAAATCGGGCTTGGATACGAGGCAGACGATGGCGCCGGTCCTTGTTTCCATCCCGACCACTGCCGCGCGGTCATAGGGAGCCAGTAACTGGCACGCAAGCCTCTGAATCCGGTCGTCGATGGTCATGACCAGGTTCCGACCTGGCATCTCGGGTTCCGGGTGCTTCTCCCGCAACGTGCCGATTTCCTGTCCCCGGGCGTCGACCTCGGCGTATTCCGACCCGTCACGGCCGCGCAGCATGGACTCGTATTGAGCCTCGATGCCGGCCCGGCCGACGAAGTCCAGCCGTCTCAGTGAAGTATCGTGCTTGAGTTCGTCCTCACTAACCTCGCCGATGTGGCCGAGGACGTGGCAGTAGCGGTTGGCGGTCGGATAGCGGCGCACCGGGTCGACTCTAACGTCGACCCCGGGCAGGCGGAAGCTCAACTCCTCAATTCGAGCGACCTCCTCTATTGTTACGTCTCGCTTGACGTTGACCGGCGAGGCGAACATCGCGACCGGCGCTAGCTGCGCTTGCAGGGTCGATTCAGGGACGCCGAGCATGTGGGCGAGCAGGGGCAGAGCCGAGTCGGTGAGTTCGGTCGGTACCACCGAGACGGTGAAGGACGGCCGCGTGTCCGCCAGCAGCACGCCGTTCCGGTCGAGGATGCGGCCGCGCGGCGCCGGCAGAACCAGCTTGCGTATTCGATTCCGGTCGCTCAGGCGTGCGTACCGCGCGCCCTGGATGACCTGTAGCTGGATAAGTCGGGCGGACAAGACGCCGAGCAGGATGAGCAAGACCTGCGTCAGCCGGGTTAGGCGGGCTGCCATCCGTGGTAGAGGAGCCGGGTCAAGCTGAGTTCAGCCAGCGGGGCGAGCAACAGGGTCAGACCGGACGACACGAGCAGGACGGGTAGTTCGGGCAGGCCCGTGCCGAGGAGTCCGACGGCGCCCCACTTGAGGGCCAGGGCCATGGCCATGAACAGGAGCGTGGCCCAGCGCGCCCGATAGAACAGCGTGCGCAATACCGCCACACCATAGCCCGTCGCTGCCATCGTGAACAGGTGTGTGCCGGTGAAGGCCGGTTTGGTGACGTCAAGGCACAGCCCGGCAAAAGCCCCGGCCAGGGTGGACGCAATGCGGTTCTCGTGCAGCGAGATGACAATCAGTCCGAGCAGGATCAGGTCAGGCCACCACGGATTCACACTTGCCTGTATCAGGAAAAGGAGATAGAGCAGGACGAACGCGACGAGGGTTCTCACTGGCCTGCCGGCTGGCCCGGGATAGTGATCTCTGGTGGGACTGTGTTCTCAAGCCAGACGGTCCCGGTGTCGGACTCGGGGTCTTCGGGCAGAGAGATGACGAAGACCCGCTCGACCCGGCTGACATCGGCAAATGGGCGGATCATCACCGGCTTGAAGAGTGCTTCTGGTCGGTCCGGGACGTTCGTGACTTCACCGACCCGCAGTCCCTTTGGGAAGATCGTTCCCAGGCCCGCGGTCACCATGGTGTCGCCGGGTCTGAAGTCGGAGTCCTTGGGCGCGTAGTCGAGTACGAGCTGGCCGGAACGGTCGGGGCGGGCGAGGGCAGGGACCCGCGACCGGACGTTGAGCACTGCGATCCGCGATTCAGAGGCTAGTATAGTCTGGACCAGGGACTGGTGTGTGCCGCAGGCAACAACCTTGCCGCAGACTCCGTCCGGCGTGATTACAGGCGCGCCCGGCCTGATGCCGTGGAGCGCGCCGCGGCTGATGACGAGCCAGTGCTCGAACGTGGTGAGGTCGCGACCGATTACCGGCGCCCGTATCAACGCCACGTTGTCGGGCGGTTCCGCTGCCGCGGACCGCGAGCCTGACTCGATGCGGGCATTCTCCACCGCGAGCCGAGCGGCAAGCAGGGAGAGCCGTTCGTTTTCGGCCCGGGCATCGTGAAGCGACCGGCTGACCGCTGTGCTGAGACGCAGCGGGGCGAGAAGCGCAACTTGGAACGGTTCCATGGCAGCGACGCGCAAACGATGGGGGAAGAGGAGTGGGACCATACCCAGCACGATGACCAGCCAAGCAGCGCGGTCGTGCCAGGCGGTAACGATGGGTCTGAACAAGACCGACTCAGTCGAGCCAGACGGCTGCCGATGTCATGAGATGGAACACGGCCATCGGGCCCGTAGTGGTTCCGCTACTTGGCGCGGAGTACGAGTTTCTCGTTGACGCTGATGTTCTCCAGGATGCGGCCGGCGCCGCGCACCACGCTCTCGAGCGGGTTCTCGGCTACGAACACCGGCAGGCTGGTCTCTTCCTTGATGAGCAGGTCAAGCCCGCGCAGGAGCGCACCGCCGCCGCACATGTAGATGCCGCGGTCGACGATGTCGGCAGCCAGCTCCGGCGGGGTCTTCTCCAGGGCAAGGCGAACCGCGTCGACGATCAACGTAATCGGTTCCTCGAGCGACTCGCGCACCTTGGTGCTGGTAATACGGATAGTCTTGGGAATCCCGGAGACAAGGTCCCGGCCTTTGATCTCCATCGTTTCCTCTTTGCCGGTCGCATAGGCCGAGCCGATGGCAATCTTAACCGACTCGGATGTCTGCTCGCCGATTATGAGGTTGTAGTTCTTCTTGATGTAGTTGACTATCGCGTCGTCCATCTCGTCGCCGGCGACGCGGACCGAGGCGGCGTTGACCACGCCGGAGAGCGCGACCACGGCGATTTCGGTCGTGCCGCCGCCGATGTCGATGATCATGTTGCCGGTCGGCGCCTCGACCGGCAAGCCGACGCCGATTGCCGCGGCAATCGGCTCGGACACGAGGTAGATCTCGCGGGCGCCAGATGCCTCGACCGAATCGCGCACCGCGCGTTTCTCCACCTCGGTGATGCCGGAAGGCACGCAAACGATGACCCGGGGCCGGACGAAGAGTTTCTTGCGCTGCACCATGCCAATATAGGTCTTGAGCATGATTTCGACGATACCGAAATCGGCGATGACGCCGTCTTTCATCGGCCGGATGACACGGATTCCCTCAGGCGTTCGGCCCAGCATCCTCTTGGCCTCGGTGCCTACCGCCACGATTTCGTGGGTAAGCTCGTCGATCGTGACGATCGACGGCTCGCGCAGTTCGATTCCCTTCCCCTTGACGTAAATTAGGGTGGAGGAGGTGCCAAGGTCAATCGCTATGTCGTTGTTGAAACGCTCGGTGATGCCTCTGAAAAGGGAGTTCACTGTCACGTCGATAGCGTATCCTAAACCGTCGTCCAGTCAAGCGTAGCCGGTCAGAGTTCGCTACGAAGCGTACGTGTCGTCGCCGAAGACCACGGGGTGGGAGGTGAAACTCGCGGAATCTGAACTGCGTAGGACTGTGTTCCAGTTTCGAAGCAGCGCTCGACTTGGCCGCTTGACTTGCCCTGATGTGAATCTAGAATGGGCATGATGATACACCCCGGCGACTATGTGATTCTATACCATTCCGACCGTATGAACTACCTGGTGGCGGTCCAGCCCAAAGGGGCGTTCTCGACCCACCGCGGGCAACTGCCGTTCGACCAGATCACGGGCAAGGAGTACGGCGATTCGATCCGCACCCATCTGGGCTTTCTCTTCTACCTGCTGAGGCCGGGCCTTGCCGACCTGGCGATGAAGGTGAAGCGCGCGACGACCATCGTCTATCCGAAGGACGTGGGCGCGATGCTGCTCTCGGCCGCGGTCTTTCCGGGCGCGCGGGTGATAGAGTGCGGGTCAGGGTCGGGCGCCCTCACGACCATCCTCGCCAACTTCGTCCGGCCCGGCGGGAAGGTCTATTCGTATGAGCGCAGGCCCGAGTTCAGCGCCAATGCGCGGGCCAACGTCGAGCGGTACGGGCTGGCTTCGTTCTGCGAGTTCTTCGTGCGCGACCCGGAGCAGGAGGGGTTCGAGCAGTCGGGTGTGGATGCGGTGCTGCTCGACGTTCCCGAGCCGTGGACACTGATAGCGCCGGCACACAAGGCCCTGAAGGGCGGCCACACCCTGGTGTCGATAATCCCGACTGTGGAGCAGTTGCGCCGGACCGTGTCGGCCATGGAGATGCAGGGGTTCGCGAGAATCCACGTGAAGGAAGTGATGGAGCGGGAGATGCTCGTGCGGACGACCGGTATCAGGCCGGCGGACCGGATGGTCGCGCACACGGTCTACGTGATAACGGGGAACAAGGTGAACGAGCCGGGGCTGGCGAACGTGGCGATGCCGGAACCGGTATCGGAATCGCCGCGAGATGAAGAGTAGCCTGGGGTTCCTCGGTTCCGGGGTTCGGGGGTTCGGGTCGGCAAATGGCCTGCGGAGACTGGTGTCCATCTTCCTGATGGTCGCCGGGTGCGGGCAGAGGCAGGCATCCGAATCAGAGCTTCGGGTTGTGTCGCTTGTGCCGAGCGTGACCGAGATCGTATACGCGGTGGGCGCGGGAAAGGCACTCGTGGGCAACACGAATCAGTGCAGCTTCCCGGAGGCGGCCAGGAGCGCGTACAAGGTCGGGGATTTCATGAGCCCGGACCTGGAGCGGATCGTCGCGCTGCGGCCGAGCCTTGTCTTTCTTACTCTACCCATGCACCGGCAGTTGCTGGATAAGTTTGCCGAGCTTAAGATACCCACCTACGTCTCCCGGCCGGGTGACATCGAAGCCGCTCTTAGGGAGATAGATACCGTGGCGCAACTGCTGGGACACAGGACAGCGGGGGAGAGCCTTGTCGCCGGAATGCGACGCCGACTGGACTCCATTGCGCCGTCTGCGGACACGCCGCGCGTCTACGCCGAGATCTCCGGGACGCCTCTGATGACTGCCGGCGGCGGCACGTTCATCAACGAACTGCTGGTGCGGGCGGGCGGACGCAACGTCTTCGCATCGTCCGCGCAGGAATACCCGGTGGTCGACCCCGAGGCTGTGCTTGCGGCTGACCCTGAGGTCATCCTGCTGCTGCACCCGGACATGAGTGCGCGTGACGTTGCCGCCCGCGTCGGCTGGGGCGGTATCAGCGCGGTGAAGAAGGGCCGCATCTATGAGAAGCTCGACGAGGACCTGCTCTTCAGGCCGGGACCGCGGATCGTTGACGGCGTGGTCCTGCTCGCGAGGCTGCTGCATTCAGAAACCACGAGGAGCTAGAATTCAGGGATTCAAGGAATCCAGGATTCAAGTGGTCACTCGAATCCCAATCTCCGCGGACAGGTGATGCGGCGACCTTCGTTGGCTTGGGCCGGCCTCATCCTTCTGCTCGTGTCGGCCGCGGCGCTCTCGGTAGCCATCGGGCCCGGCGGATTCAGCGGGACCAACCTTGGC encodes:
- the mrdA gene encoding penicillin-binding protein 2 encodes the protein MAARLTRLTQVLLILLGVLSARLIQLQVIQGARYARLSDRNRIRKLVLPAPRGRILDRNGVLLADTRPSFTVSVVPTELTDSALPLLAHMLGVPESTLQAQLAPVAMFASPVNVKRDVTIEEVARIEELSFRLPGVDVRVDPVRRYPTANRYCHVLGHIGEVSEDELKHDTSLRRLDFVGRAGIEAQYESMLRGRDGSEYAEVDARGQEIGTLREKHPEPEMPGRNLVMTIDDRIQRLACQLLAPYDRAAVVGMETRTGAIVCLVSKPDFDPNIFMTPIDAETWDSLTSNPSKPFFNRALTSGYPPGSTMKPVVALGALRQGALYRDTRFQTCLGSYKYGNRTFKCNAAHGSLDLVGAIAQSCNTYFYQAGLRLGLDSLTAYAREVGLGRLTGIDMPGERPGNIPSREWLDSRYGKNKWGAGSVLNFAIGQGEVTTTPLQMAVLYGAIASGGRAVRPYLVARVDSAGLAIRTTVPDFRQLPMRRQDIEVVKLGLERVVEWGTGTGARVKEIDIAGKTGTAQNPPRLDHAWFVGYAPADKPEVVFAVLVENAGHGGTVSAPIAGQLIRAYFSPPESDSIPASQPADTSAAPQHE
- a CDS encoding rod shape-determining protein MreC — encoded protein: MFRPIVTAWHDRAAWLVIVLGMVPLLFPHRLRVAAMEPFQVALLAPLRLSTAVSRSLHDARAENERLSLLAARLAVENARIESGSRSAAAEPPDNVALIRAPVIGRDLTTFEHWLVISRGALHGIRPGAPVITPDGVCGKVVACGTHQSLVQTILASESRIAVLNVRSRVPALARPDRSGQLVLDYAPKDSDFRPGDTMVTAGLGTIFPKGLRVGEVTNVPDRPEALFKPVMIRPFADVSRVERVFVISLPEDPESDTGTVWLENTVPPEITIPGQPAGQ
- a CDS encoding rod shape-determining protein — its product is MTERFNNDIAIDLGTSSTLIYVKGKGIELREPSIVTIDELTHEIVAVGTEAKRMLGRTPEGIRVIRPMKDGVIADFGIVEIMLKTYIGMVQRKKLFVRPRVIVCVPSGITEVEKRAVRDSVEASGAREIYLVSEPIAAAIGVGLPVEAPTGNMIIDIGGGTTEIAVVALSGVVNAASVRVAGDEMDDAIVNYIKKNYNLIIGEQTSESVKIAIGSAYATGKEETMEIKGRDLVSGIPKTIRITSTKVRESLEEPITLIVDAVRLALEKTPPELAADIVDRGIYMCGGGALLRGLDLLIKEETSLPVFVAENPLESVVRGAGRILENISVNEKLVLRAK
- a CDS encoding tRNA (adenine-N1)-methyltransferase — encoded protein: MGMMIHPGDYVILYHSDRMNYLVAVQPKGAFSTHRGQLPFDQITGKEYGDSIRTHLGFLFYLLRPGLADLAMKVKRATTIVYPKDVGAMLLSAAVFPGARVIECGSGSGALTTILANFVRPGGKVYSYERRPEFSANARANVERYGLASFCEFFVRDPEQEGFEQSGVDAVLLDVPEPWTLIAPAHKALKGGHTLVSIIPTVEQLRRTVSAMEMQGFARIHVKEVMEREMLVRTTGIRPADRMVAHTVYVITGNKVNEPGLANVAMPEPVSESPRDEE
- a CDS encoding cobalamin-binding protein, whose amino-acid sequence is MKSSLGFLGSGVRGFGSANGLRRLVSIFLMVAGCGQRQASESELRVVSLVPSVTEIVYAVGAGKALVGNTNQCSFPEAARSAYKVGDFMSPDLERIVALRPSLVFLTLPMHRQLLDKFAELKIPTYVSRPGDIEAALREIDTVAQLLGHRTAGESLVAGMRRRLDSIAPSADTPRVYAEISGTPLMTAGGGTFINELLVRAGGRNVFASSAQEYPVVDPEAVLAADPEVILLLHPDMSARDVAARVGWGGISAVKKGRIYEKLDEDLLFRPGPRIVDGVVLLARLLHSETTRS